TTTCCGAAAACCAATTCACCCTCCTTGCCCCTTGCGCCCCATTGAACATTTTTGGAATGGCCCATAACACCGGCGCACCAGGACGCGCACTTCCACCCCAGGCATTCCACAAGGCAACCAGCTCGGTGGTCGGTCCGTTTGACGCGATCAAGCTGGACAATCCAGAAGCACGAGTGGAACCGGAAGCCGAACTCACCATTGTTATCGGCACCCCGGCAAAAAACCTCACGCTAGAGACTGCGCGCGACGCGATCTTGGGCATGACCATCGGCAATGACGTCACGGATCGTGATGCGCAGAAGTCTGATGAGTTATGGATTAGCGCTAAGGGCGCAGACACCTTCTCTCCAATTGGTCCCTGGATCGTCGTGGGCTTAGATGACGAGGAGTTGGAAATCGGCATCGTCCACAATGGTCAAGACCTGCCAACCTCAACGACGAAAAACTTGGGGTGGGGTGTGGAAGAGATCCTTGTTTATCTCAGTGGATTCATGACCCTTCAGCCGGGAGATGTCATCATGACCGGTTTCCCTGCCAAGAGCC
The nucleotide sequence above comes from Glutamicibacter sp. B1. Encoded proteins:
- a CDS encoding fumarylacetoacetate hydrolase family protein, producing the protein MPKASYRIARVHPKDAPTSHIPEQFFVRNDAEDFNSPEGREWTVIDSPFPTSIANQNSAPREGWEVGSVVSENQFTLLAPCAPLNIFGMAHNTGAPGRALPPQAFHKATSSVVGPFDAIKLDNPEARVEPEAELTIVIGTPAKNLTLETARDAILGMTIGNDVTDRDAQKSDELWISAKGADTFSPIGPWIVVGLDDEELEIGIVHNGQDLPTSTTKNLGWGVEEILVYLSGFMTLQPGDVIMTGFPAKSQAISAGDEVICKIQGIGELKNPVIAGATAS